The DNA region GTGGCCATGTCCCTTCTCGAGTCGCATGTTGATGTCGATGAATCGCTGGCGAATAGAGGCACCAGGCTCTTCTTTCCAGCGCTTTCGCAGATCGCGTTTTGTGGTCATGATTGATTTGAGGGTGTGACACGAACGAGGACAATTCCAGTTTCGCCGCGAAGTGAATTAATTAGAAGGAGTAGACGTCCTTCGTCCGCATCAGTCACCTTCCGAGGCATAGAGAATGCCCCGACCGTCGGCGATCCGCTCCACCGGTACAAGTTCCAGGATTGTCGATTGCCCGTGCAAGTAGATGTACAGCTCAGGATCGCCTACGAATAGATTCTTGAAACGCGATCCGCGTCGCTTCGCCACAAGGGACGAGCAGTCCATTTCACGCAAGCCGACCGTACCTGACCAATCGAGCACAACGGGGGGCGCGCCGACTCGCGAAAAGTCTTCTCCGATTGGCACAAGATGCGACGGTTCAATCCTCCAGCATACCTCCGTTTCTTCGACAGAGACGCAAAGACTCAATTCGCAATCGAATCGAAGTATCCAATCGGATAGAGTCCAGCAGGCATCAATGAATACGGAGCCTTCGAGGCGCGCCGCGCCATCGCGGGCGTTTGACATTTCTGAGTGGGCCTTGGCGTGTGCAATCGCCTGCTTGGGCGTAGCAAAACCTCGAATCGGATACGGCTTAACTCGTATGGGCTGCATTTGAGAGTTGGCATTCCTGTCCATCGGCGCGCACGTCGGGGCGCAAAATCAAGACGGGTGCCTGAATGAGGTTGCGTGCGCCCTGCCATGCGTGCAGCGATCGTCACCTAGACGTGACCGCGCGGAATCATTACTCGCGTCCGGAGGCAGCAACAAGGTAGAACGTGCCCATCTTGGCTCCAAAGAGATCCTACCCTGCAGGCATATTCGCCGGATTTCGGTGCCATGATATGCGCACACCTTCGATCGGAGTGCTATTTGCGAGCCAATCTGCGCTAGTTACCCCTTCTCGTCCTTGAAAATCTACTGTGCCCAAACTTTGAACGGAGGTCCACGCACTTTTGTCGACTCCGACAACGATTACTCTACCCTCTCCGAAGTGGTTCGCACCACTCACGATGCCAACACCAACCGCTCCAAAGTTCTTAAGCAGGGATTGATCGAGCAACAATCTGACAGTCATTCTCACCGCATTAACGACGTTGAATCTGGTTACAAATTGTTCAAGAAAGACAAGCCAAACGATGAGCATTCTCCGATTGTTAGAGCCGTCCAGTGCTATATCTTCGACTACGGGATCGCAATCCAGCATTTCGCGCAGCGACTCGACTGAAATCAGTGCGTGCCGGATATTCTCAAACTTTGTCATTTGAACCGGTCGCCGCGGTAAGAGAAATCTGCCCCACCATCTCTTTACACGCAATTATACATTCAGCCAAAGGCTCATTTCGCGCACGAGAATCTGCATAGGTGTCGCAGCCGTTCAAACAAAGACGGAACAAATTCTATTCCGATTGTCCGGCACTCGGACGAAGGCTGCTTTTCGACAGAGCCACTGTCGAACGAATGACTGGCGGCCCGTCAAGGCGCAACGCTCTACGGCATCTGAAGAGACGGCGCGCGCCCTGTGATGCGTGCAGCGCAGAGAATCCGCTACGCCAGTCCCGGCGTGCGGCGTGGCGCTTGCAGCAGGGCATCAGCTCGATCCAGCAAACGGCTCGCATGACTGGGTGCCCCCTCCGGATCGGACGCGATCAATGCGCCGCCGCAGTGCTGGCAAACCAGCCGCTTTCCCAAGTACTCGACGCGTACGTGCAACGCACGCCCACACGTCGGACACTCTTGTACAAAATATGTAGTTTTCGCCATCGGTATCTCCTTCTACCGGCAGGCCCGCCGCCCATTCTTGGACCCCGGTATCGTACCCGAAAAGGCGCGCTTTTCAATGTAAATCAGCTTACATTTCGGCCACTCATTCGGCATATACGCTCACTCGCTCCCCGCCGTTTGGGTGACCCCCAGCAGGCTGCGATTCTTGGAGAGACTTGGGCAACGTCGATCGGGTTCGCGCGACAGCGTAATCCTGCTATCGCGCCCCGACAACGATGCCCCACCGACCCCAGGAAGCGATCTAGCTTCTGCCGGCGTAAACCAGCTAAACCAGGCGAACGTGTGTTACGCGATTCTCAAGCACCCAGTTGAGCCAGTTTTCCTGTTCTTCCGAAAGCTCGACTTCGGTTCGATTCTCGCTATCTAGCGGCGACACTAGCAGAATCGCGCCAGCGTCATACCACGATTGGACCTGCTCGAGATCGAGCCAATACTCCCCGGATGGATCGGCCGGGCGGCCTGCCGTGTTGCTCACATCCATGAAATAAGCCACTTCATGGCGAAACCGCTCCGGCATCGCAAACGGCGCCAGCTCCGGATGATCGATTGACTGGACAAGCACCGCCATGACAAACCGTCCTATGTCCAGATGTACCGAACGAGCATCTTCCGAATCGTCAACCGGGCCGAGCGTAAAGCGCTGCTTCTCGCGGCTAACTCCGACGCATCCGGGGGGCCGATTATTCCGCTGACAATGCTAGCGGCTCGATCTTTTCACTCTGCCCCCGGGGCGGGCCGAATTTACCACGCAACCCAAGTGCCGACCAGCAGAAACGTCGATGATCCTTAGAGTCGGCCCGCCGGCCGTGCCGTCGGCGAGCTATGTTTTCCGTAGGCGAGCCTTTCAACCGATTCCATGCCTCGGTCGTTCGGGGCCGGACGGCAGCTCGATCGTATTCGACCATCGGTGAGACTTATGACTCACACAACGACGCCGCGCCGCTGGTTCTTGTTGAGCCTGGTCGCGGCTTTTGCTGGCCTGGGAACGGCGACGGCCGCGCCGCGCAAGGTCCTGCCCAGCCTCGACCAGGTCGAAGCCACGGTCGAGGGCTATTTTTCGCAACAAGCGCGCCTGCAACCCGGCGAGATCATCTCACGATCGCAAGTCCGCGCTGTGCTCGACCTGCTGCAGCGGCAGGGGTGGAAAGTTCCGCACCAGGCAGAACTACTGGAGCGCGTGCTCGACGATTCAGATCCGCTGGTGCGCGAGCTGCGCACCAAGGACGGCCGCAAGTTCTCTAAACAAATCGCGCACTTCCCACACGCCTACGATCGGCTGGATCGATTGGTGCGCATGCCGACCGGCAAGAGCATCCTGTGGCGATCCGTACACACGCCCGGCGGCTATCAGCTCTTTGAATACCTCACCACGGCGCCGGGCGGAAACGAGATGGGCCGGATGTTGATGAACGGTTCGGCAGGGCGCGATTTCAACAAGCCCACGGGCCGCATCTACACGACCTCGGGCTTGATCGCGGAATTGCGTCCGCGCTGGGAAGAATCGTGGAACGGCATCCGCGATATCCAGGCCCGCGCTCTGGATTTGAATCCAAATCGCATTCGTCAGCCGTAGCGTCGCATGACGGTTGCGATCGTCGAGAGCGCTTCTAGCGCGCCTTAGTGGCGGATTCGATCATCACGGTTTGGACCGGCAGCTTCGCGAAGTCTCCTTCGCTGTGCGTCGGCAGTTTCGCAATGCGATCGACGACGTCCATACCTTCGATGACTTCGCCGAAGACGCAATATCCGCACTGCTCAACCGTGTCAGCTTGATAATCCAAGGAAGGATTGTCGGCGACGTTGATAAAGAACTGTCCCGTATCGCTATCCATGCCGTCGCCCGGCCGTGCCATAGCGACTGTGCCGCGCCGATTCGACAGTCCATTATTCGATTCGTTGCGCAGGCTATAGCGGCCGCGCTTCTCAGTCAGGTCCGAGAGAAACCCGCCCGCCAACACGGCAAAGCCAGGCGTGACTTCGTGGAAGATCGTCTGGTGATAAAAGCCGTTCTCGATCTGCGACAAGAAGTTGTCGACCGTCAGGGGCGCCTTGGCCGAATTGAGTCGTACTTTGATCGGGCCTTGCGAAGTGTTCAGCACCACGGTCGGCTCTGCGTCGGCGTGCAGCGCGCTACCGACATCCACCGGCGTTGCGACGGGCATTTCGGCCTGCTGCTCGCTTGTCCCCTTCTCCGCCCGACTGCACCCCGCGGCCAGGGACAGCACGAGCAAACCACGGATTAACCTGGGGTGATTCATACGGTTCACCTTCGCTTGAGCGTTTCGTCACTGCGAACCGGCGGGGCGTTTCCACTCGGGCGACAATCGTTGATCGATCGCCGCCGAACGACCCGAGGCTCAATCAATACGTGCCAGCCCGATGCAACGTCCCACCGGGGCGGCGTACTATCCGAGGATTGGGCGATTTTGGCAAGGGCGGTTCGCACGCCGGCGGCCAAAGCCCAGAATCGGCCGTGTCTTCTGTGGCTGGCCTCTGTGAGGCCGGGATTGGGGTCGCCGACCCCCGGCTACAGAAATAGAGGCCCGCTAGTAGCTTTTTGCTACAATGGTTTATTGCCACCCAGGCCAGGATCGCAGGGCGTGTCGAGGTCCTATCGTCGTGTTCAATCGCGGTTATAGCATCGCCATTCTCGCCTTCTGGCTCGCCTCGATGGGGTGGCTGGTCAAGGAAAAGTTGCTGCCCCCATTGCTGGTAGGCGATCCTCCCAGCTATCGCACGATTCTCGCCGCCGAGCAGGATAGTCGACCCACAGCCTGGGAGATCCTGCTGAACGGCCGCAGCCTGGGGGGCGCGGTCACCAGCGTCGAGCATCTGCCCGACGGCATCAATCAGATGCGCTGCCGCGTCAGCTTGCAGCAGTTGCCGCTCACGGAGCTTACGCCCGCCTGGCTGACGGCGTTCGTCAAAATCCTCGATTCGCGCAGCGCCGAGGGCGAAGCCATTATCGCCGTCGAGAGCGAGGCGATCATCGACTTCGACCCCTTAAACCGGCCGATCCATTTTACTTCGATCACGAAGATCGGCCCGCCCGACCGGGATGCGCCCCATCGCTCGCTAATGGCCGGCGTCGAGTTCAACATCGTCATGCGTGGCAAGGTCGAAGGGGATGTGATGCACATCGTGATGCGCGCCGGCGAATTGGAATATCACACCGATCTCGACATGCCGCACGACGCTTTGATGGGGGATGTGCTGTCGCCGCAAACCCGGCTCCCCGGCCTGCGCGTCGGACAGACGTGGACGGTGCCGATCTACAGCCCGTTCCGCCCGCCGACATCCCCGGTGGAAATCCTGCACGCGGCGGTCGAGCGCAAAGATCCGCTGTTCTGGCACGATCGCATCGTGCCGGCGCTGTTGGTCGTTTACCGAGGCGATCCTGGGCTGGGGCTCACCAGCAATCAGGCTCCCCGCGCCCAGATGTGGGTCGCCTACGATGGCGAGGTCGTCAAACAGGAGATAACTTTGTTATCCTCCTCTCACATGACGTTTGTGCGCTGCGATCCTGACGCGCCGATACCGGCCCATCTGTTGCCTGACACCTCTCTGCCGCTGCGGGTTCCTCCCAGCGGAATGGAAGATTTGCCCGAGACGGAAACGCCCGCTGAGGCCGAGAGTTCGCCATGATCGAGTTTTGCAACGTGAGTCGCAGTTACGGCCGCAAGCTGGCCGTGGCCGGCTTGGACCTGGTCGTAGGAAGCGGCGAGATCTTCGCCTTTCTCGGCCCCAACGGCGCCGGAAAGACGACCTCGATCAAGATGCTCGTCGGCCTGCTGCGCCCCAGCGCCGGCAACATCCGCGTCTGCGGCTTCGACGTTGTCACCGAATCGCGCCAGGCCAACAGCCGCGTCGGATACATTCCCGACGAACCCTATCTGTACGAGAAACTGACAGGGCGCGAGTTCTTGCAGTTCATCGCCGGCATGTACGGTCTGCCTGGGCGCTCGGGCGATGAGCGCATCTCGCGCGA from Pirellulales bacterium includes:
- a CDS encoding peptidylprolyl isomerase, with product MNHPRLIRGLLVLSLAAGCSRAEKGTSEQQAEMPVATPVDVGSALHADAEPTVVLNTSQGPIKVRLNSAKAPLTVDNFLSQIENGFYHQTIFHEVTPGFAVLAGGFLSDLTEKRGRYSLRNESNNGLSNRRGTVAMARPGDGMDSDTGQFFINVADNPSLDYQADTVEQCGYCVFGEVIEGMDVVDRIAKLPTHSEGDFAKLPVQTVMIESATKAR